CAATAACAATGTATGGAAAGCAAAATACgtagtaataataatacactCTGTGGGTACTATTTGGATAGAATTTGCACTGTCCAGTAGTTGGAATGAGTGCCCACTTGTACATGCTTCCACTGGTCCAGGGAAATGGGATGCTGAGACTGCACTCCAACCTGGATCTTATGCATGGCAGGACCCACTGATAAATCTTTCCCCTCCATGCATACAACCCCCTACCAGTGGCAGTAGGCGTTATGATCACCCATTGAAAGGAGAACACACAGTCAATGTTGCTATCTATGGGGTCTTCCGGGATGTTAACTGTTTTAGGTTAACACACTCATTCTAAAACTGGCCATCGGGTAAAACAAGCAATTTTAAATGGAGTCACTGCTGGCCAGGCTAAATTAACAGCAGTATGTTATTGTTGTTTCCTCTcctacaaaagcagcaaagaatcctgtggcaccttatagactaacagacattttgcagcatgagctttcgtgggtgaatgcccacttcttcggatgcaagtagtggaaatttccagggcaaTGCTTACCTAAGAAGCAGAATGCCTACCAGTTTTAGAGGTTgttcaatcaggaggatgaggtTCCTGTTCTAGCAGTTCAGAAAACCAACAGAGGCACtaatttttgtttggttggtgtcaaatttgcagtgttGGGTTTAATCTTTGTGGGGAGGAGGCTGGTTTTGTAATGTGGCTACCTGTTCCCAAGGAATTGATCTGAGTACCAGCAACTCATTTCACGTATGGACACGTAACAGCTTTAAGCTCCCTACCAGCTTTGGGTTTGTATCAAAATTTTCAGTTCCCATTGGCTTGAACGGAAGTTGTGGCAATTCTAAAAAAACAGACCACTTCTGTTGAGATGCCTACCTAGGGaagtaggtgcctaaagttagtcaGTCACATTGGGAAATTTTGACCATTAAGTGAAATGATAAATAATCGGTTTAATGGCTCCCCTAATCATGCACTATTGTAATTTCAGGTCCCCATACAAAGTGGTCCTCTGTATTTTTACCAAAATAGAATCAGGTTGAGGGTATCTACAGGACAGGGAAAGCATGGTCAGCGACCGCGTCATTGTAAGGCGCTCCAGCTGCTTTGCCAATGCTCCACAATGCTGACCTGAAGAGAAAGCTTCTAAAACTGGGAGGGCAGTTCCAGGATGATTTGGTTCCTGGTCTCCATTCAGAATGCCAACAGAGGCACTAATTTCAGTTTGTTTGGCTTTGATGTTGGGTTTtctttttgtgggggagggaggctggtttTGTAATGTGGCTACCTGTTCCCAAGGAATTGGTCTGAGTACCAGCAACTCATTTCACGTATGGACACGTAACAGCTTTAAGCTCCCTACCAGCTTTGGGTTTGTATCAAAATTTTCAGTTCCCATTGGCTTGAACGGAAGTTGTGGCAATTCTAAAAAAACAGACCACTTCTGTTGAGATGCCTACCTAGGGaagtaggtgcctaaagttagtcaGTCACATTGGGAAATTTTGACCATTAAGTGAAATGATAAATAATCTGTTTAATGGCTCCCCTAATCATGCACTATTGTAATTTCAGGTCCCCATACAAAAGTAGTCCGCCGTATTTTTACCAATAGCCGGGAAAGGTGGAGACAACAGAATGTCAACGGTGCATTCGCAGAGCTTCGTAAACTCATTCCGACCCACCCACCTGACAAAAAACTGAGCAAGAATGAAATTTTACGTCTGGCTATGAAATACATCAACTTCCTGGCCAAACTGCTTAATGACCAGGAAGAAGAAGGAAACCAAAGGGGCAAAGTGAACAAAGACACTGGGATAGTCCAAGAGGATCTCCTGCAGGACATGTTGTCTCCAAATTCTAGCTGTGGAAGCTCTTTAGatggagcagggagcccagacaGCTTCACAGAAGAACATGAAACATTAGATTCAAAGCATACGAGGAGTCTTCATCACTCCATTCTTCCTGTAGAAGGCAATGCCCAGCGATGACGACCTTACAGATCCCTCCTAAAACACACAGGGGAAAAGTAAACCCTAAGTCTCTGGGTCTTGGAATTACACTCTATTTTCCCAACTCTACATCTCCAGAAAGAATATTTCTAAAGGTCACAATCCCTGAACTAAAAGGACAGCGAGTTGATGGAGAACAAGACCAAATCAAGTGGACATTCAACATTTAGGTACTTGATCGGACGGAGACGAAAGTCATCTTATTGTACATATTGTTCATGGATGTAATactggatggggggagggaacaTTGCTGACGCCTCTTCAATATCAAGTGATTTGATGATGGTCTCTTGAAAAAGAATAATCATGGCTCAGAAACAGGCAGCAACTCCCTCTTTTGCTGCCAATGGAAACTACATGTCCCTTCCATTTGCGTGTGGCACTTGGAAACTACCAAAATCTCTAACAGTTCTGCAGCATCTCTCCAAACTATTCTAATGACGTATATGCAACTTGTCGGTGTGGAAGCTAGGACAATGCCTTCTTGTTGTCCAAGAGCTTTTGACTTTACCTTTTTAAAGAGCTGAAAAATGCCTCCCACTAAAGAACTATTACAAggaatgagactttttttttccccaaaaacctCCAAACCTTAGCCTAACTTTGGATTGTTTGAGGTGTTGTATTTATGATGTGGAATTACTTCTGTTTAATAACCGTCATGCAGTATCCATTGAAAGAAAAGGTACATAGatgtttccttctctctcccctcccaactATTGCGCaatggctgaaatcctggccctgttgaagtctACGGGAATCTcatcattggcttcagtgggcacaTGACGTCACCCAAGGATTACACATTTCAGTATGGGTGAGCGGGAATTTTCCTTGCAATTGTCATCCTGGTATTTTAGTTTAAGACAAAGGCAGGGGTGGAAtaacaaattgtgtgtgtgtggaagggatATAAAAGCGATTTAATTATGTGCTTTGAATTGTTGGGTTTTACCCATTTGGAAAGGATGGTTATTTCACttactctctcctccctcccccacagtctGTTGATTAGTCCCCCGGTTTGATCCTGCCACTTTGTCTACTTAAGACTTCCACCggagccttgtctacacaaggatGTGGCCATCTCTAGAGTTCTCAGAAGCAAAGCAGTTGACCTGGACTCTGAGACTCACAGCCACAGATTTGTTCTTGCTGTGTAGatttacactaaggcctggtctacacttggagggggggatcgacctaagatacgcaacttcagctacgagaatagcgtagctgaagtcaacgtatcttagttcgacttacctcccgtcctcatggcgcaggatcgacagctgtggctcccccgtcgactttgcttctgcctctcgccgagctggaatacagcagtcgacgggagagcgatcggggatcgatttatcacatctacactacatgcaataaatcgatccccaatagatcgatcgctacccgctgatccggcgggtagtgtagatgtagcctgatATTCAGTGCTATTAGTGACACATACAGCAATTCCCAGGCATGCAGATGTACTGTAAGTTGGTGGCCACATACAACCAGATCACTTTAAAACAGAAATTATCCTCCAACTGGAGACGTCCATTGAAGGACTTAAAAAATGTGGCCTAGATTCTCAGCTAGTGCAAGATCATTCCATTGACTCCCATACTAAGCCAGTTTacacaggctgaggagctagacACTGCATATCCCATGAACAGCAGAACCTACATAGGACTCTCTCTTTTTCCCACTTGCTAATGCTCGACGGAGCAATCACACCAGAAACAAACAATCTCATTATCCACTTGCTCGACAGAGATTCAGAAAAATCCACACGACGCTGGAAAGCCCCCTTCTTCGTAAGGGAAAATCACTAGAATGAGTACACTTCATACAACCCTATCTCTTATTTATCGTAGGTGTTGAGGTACAAAGCGATGCAGATATTTCCACGTGTGAGCATTTAGAGCCATTAGTTTGCCTATTGGAAAGCCAAGTTGTCCCAATTTTAGTTCAGGGTACAGtcacttcctttgtttaatgcCCGTTTATGAAAATGGGTCGATACTATCTTGGAAGTAATATGAGCGAAGCTGGGTTCTCTTGGTGTCGTGTGTGGGTATATTTAGGAGGATGCTCTGAGTTCCCCACTGATATTTTAGGGTGATCCCAATCCCGTAAATGGTCTCAGAATTCACCCCTATGAGAGGGCCAGTACATCGCACATATAAAATCCTCAAACGGGGCTCAGGTGAGACTTACATTACGTGGGCATTAGTCAGGGTCAGTTTCACCGCCTGGTCTTATCTAAAGGCCAGACCTTGCTCCAAAGGGAGTTGTCACTGATTTCATCTCAGACACTGGTCGGGGACCCTTTCTGTGATGGGGGAAAACTATATAGTGGGGTCAGAAATTGGAACCTGAGCCTGAGAGATGCTGAGGACTCTTAgctcctgcagggggcgctcATCACTTTGCAAGATCAGGGGCTCAGTAGtttctgggggagaagggagagaaatTTTGTTACGAAGATGAAggtttattacttttttttaaggGATTGAAATAATAATGACATTTTACCCCTTTTTGGATGGCTATTCCAAGACAAGTCATTTCAAATGTTAGaaatctcctcttccccccccccccccatttttctgtatctgaaaggaagacaaaaatGGTACAACTGATAACCCTTTTACAAAACACACGTATTTGTAGCCTCTTAGCAGAATACAACTTAAGTATATCTGAGGTATGTATAGTTGTACTTTAATTGTGATTTGAATGGTACATCTCCTATTTCTC
Above is a genomic segment from Mauremys reevesii isolate NIE-2019 linkage group 8, ASM1616193v1, whole genome shotgun sequence containing:
- the TAL1 gene encoding T-cell acute lymphocytic leukemia protein 1 isoform X4; the protein is MYNNNNRMKRRPSPYEVEISDGPHTKVVRRIFTNSRERWRQQNVNGAFAELRKLIPTHPPDKKLSKNEILRLAMKYINFLAKLLNDQEEEGNQRGKVNKDTGIVQEDLLQDMLSPNSSCGSSLDGAGSPDSFTEEHETLDSKHTRSLHHSILPVEGNAQR
- the TAL1 gene encoding T-cell acute lymphocytic leukemia protein 1 isoform X3 produces the protein MKSKCGFFGEPDSFSMYNNNNRMKRRPSPYEVEISDGPHTKVVRRIFTNSRERWRQQNVNGAFAELRKLIPTHPPDKKLSKNEILRLAMKYINFLAKLLNDQEEEGNQRGKVNKDTGIVQEDLLQDMLSPNSSCGSSLDGAGSPDSFTEEHETLDSKHTRSLHHSILPVEGNAQR